One segment of Streptomyces sp. NBC_00576 DNA contains the following:
- a CDS encoding transglutaminase domain-containing protein encodes MELIQNTPDLSAYLAADEVIDHYHPLVRATATQLAKGAADSYAYARAAYEFVRDAIPHSADSGDLRVTWRASTVLEQRTGICYAKAHALAALLRAEDIPTALCYQRLAHDDGGGHAVHGLVAVRFNGAWHRQDPRGNKAGVDAQFSLDGERLAWVPDPKSNEVDYSVLYDEPHPVVLGVLKAAPDRPYLWKTLPTAL; translated from the coding sequence ATGGAGCTGATCCAGAACACCCCTGACCTGTCCGCGTACCTGGCCGCTGACGAGGTCATCGACCACTATCACCCGCTCGTACGGGCGACCGCCACGCAGCTCGCCAAGGGCGCGGCGGACTCGTATGCCTATGCGCGGGCGGCGTACGAGTTCGTGCGCGACGCCATCCCGCACTCCGCCGACAGCGGCGACCTTCGGGTGACCTGGCGGGCCTCGACCGTCCTGGAGCAGCGCACCGGCATCTGCTATGCGAAAGCCCATGCGCTGGCCGCGCTCCTGCGCGCCGAGGACATCCCTACGGCGCTGTGCTATCAACGGCTCGCGCATGACGACGGGGGCGGTCATGCTGTGCACGGTCTGGTCGCCGTGCGGTTCAACGGTGCCTGGCATCGCCAGGACCCGCGGGGCAACAAGGCGGGTGTGGACGCCCAGTTCTCTCTCGATGGTGAGCGGCTGGCGTGGGTCCCGGATCCGAAGTCCAATGAGGTGGACTATTCGGTACTGTACGATGAACCTCATCCGGTTGTGCTGGGCGTGCTGAAGGCCGCGCCCGACAGGCCGTATCTCTGGAAGACGCTCCCCACCGCACTCTGA
- a CDS encoding B3/B4 domain-containing protein: protein MTLTLTVSDEVRALAPGFTHVAIEAHGLVNGPSTDASSALLDDAARRLAVRLGGRATHEDPHMVAWRDTYTAFGSKPSRTRNSAEALAKRALTDAGLPRINVLVDLYNAISVAHLVPVGGEDLDRIQGGMRLVRATGAEDFVTVAGGEEVVEHPDAGEVVWCDDAGVTCRRWNWRQGPRTRLTEQTTSAVFLLECLPPMADTEAEAAGAELVELLEKFSPGARITARREG from the coding sequence ATGACTCTCACCCTGACCGTGTCCGACGAGGTGCGCGCGCTCGCGCCCGGTTTCACCCATGTCGCGATCGAGGCGCACGGACTCGTCAACGGGCCCAGCACCGACGCCAGTTCGGCACTACTGGACGACGCGGCCCGCCGACTCGCCGTACGCCTGGGCGGCCGGGCCACGCACGAGGACCCGCACATGGTCGCCTGGCGGGACACGTACACGGCGTTCGGCTCCAAGCCGTCGCGCACCCGCAACTCGGCCGAGGCGCTCGCCAAGCGGGCGCTGACGGATGCCGGTCTGCCCCGGATCAACGTCCTGGTCGACCTCTACAACGCGATCAGCGTCGCGCATCTGGTCCCGGTCGGCGGCGAGGACCTCGACCGCATCCAGGGCGGCATGCGGCTCGTACGTGCCACCGGCGCCGAGGACTTCGTGACCGTGGCCGGAGGCGAGGAGGTCGTCGAGCACCCCGACGCCGGTGAGGTCGTGTGGTGCGACGACGCGGGCGTGACCTGCCGCCGCTGGAACTGGCGCCAGGGCCCGCGCACCCGTCTCACTGAGCAGACCACGTCAGCGGTCTTCCTCCTGGAGTGCCTGCCCCCGATGGCGGACACGGAGGCAGAGGCGGCAGGCGCCGAACTCGTCGAACTGTTGGAGAAGTTCAGCCCGGGGGCACGGATCACAGCCCGGCGCGAGGGCTGA
- a CDS encoding lysophospholipid acyltransferase family protein yields MAELAYRPAIGLARTLFKAWDLKIDVQGSENIPRSGGAVLVSNHIGYLDFIFDGLAALPQKRLVRFMAKESVFRHKVSGPLMRNMKHIPVDRKNGELAYAHALDSLRSGEIVGVFPEATISQSFTLKSFKSGAARMAQEAGVPLIPMAVWGTQRLWTKGHPRNFTRSHIPITIRVGEAIEASRDKYAGAITRQLRERVNELLEAAQRAYPVRPKGPDDTWWMPAHLGGTAPTPEEVRAAEAR; encoded by the coding sequence ATGGCTGAGCTTGCCTACCGTCCCGCCATCGGTCTCGCCCGGACACTGTTCAAGGCCTGGGACCTGAAGATCGACGTGCAGGGGTCGGAGAACATCCCGCGCTCGGGCGGTGCGGTGCTGGTGAGCAACCACATCGGCTACCTGGACTTCATCTTCGACGGTCTCGCGGCTCTCCCGCAGAAGCGGCTGGTGCGCTTCATGGCGAAGGAGTCGGTGTTCCGGCACAAGGTCTCCGGCCCGCTGATGCGCAACATGAAGCACATCCCGGTGGACCGCAAGAACGGCGAGCTGGCGTACGCGCACGCCCTGGACTCACTGCGCTCCGGTGAAATCGTCGGCGTCTTCCCCGAGGCCACGATCTCGCAGTCGTTCACGCTGAAGAGCTTCAAGTCCGGTGCCGCGCGCATGGCCCAGGAGGCGGGCGTCCCGCTGATCCCGATGGCCGTGTGGGGCACTCAGCGCCTGTGGACCAAGGGTCATCCGCGCAACTTCACGCGCAGCCACATCCCGATCACGATCCGGGTCGGCGAGGCGATCGAGGCATCCCGCGACAAGTACGCGGGCGCGATCACCCGTCAGCTGCGCGAGCGCGTCAACGAGCTCCTGGAAGCCGCCCAGCGCGCGTACCCGGTCCGCCCCAAGGGCCCGGACGACACGTGGTGGATGCCGGCGCACCTCGGCGGCACGGCACCGACCCCGGAAGAGGTTCGGGCGGCCGAGGCACGCTGA
- a CDS encoding threonine aldolase family protein, whose translation MNPPKTDARRHHDPEVRGFASDNYAGAHPEVLAALALANGGHQVAYGEDDYTENLQRIVRSHFGATAEAFPVFNGTGANVVALQAVTDRWGAVICAESAHINVDEGGAPERMGGLKLLTVPTPDGKLTPDLIDRQAYGWDDEHRAMPQVVSITQSTELGTLYTPDEIRAICDHAHAHGMKVHLDGSRIANAAASLDVPMRTFTNAVGVDILSLGGTKNGALFGEAVVVINQDAVSHMKHLRKLSMQLASKMRFVSVQLEALLAKDLWLRNARHSNAMAQRLAEGVRAVHGIEILYPVQANAVFARLPHDVSERLQKRFRFYFWDEPAGDVRWMCAFDTTEDDVDAFVAALKEEMAR comes from the coding sequence GTGAACCCTCCGAAGACCGACGCCCGCCGTCATCACGACCCGGAGGTCCGAGGCTTCGCCAGTGACAACTACGCGGGGGCCCACCCCGAGGTGCTCGCCGCCCTGGCCCTGGCCAACGGCGGGCACCAGGTCGCGTACGGCGAGGACGACTACACGGAGAACCTTCAGCGGATCGTCCGCAGCCACTTCGGCGCCACGGCGGAGGCGTTCCCCGTCTTCAACGGCACCGGGGCCAACGTCGTTGCGCTCCAGGCGGTCACCGACCGCTGGGGCGCAGTGATCTGCGCCGAGAGCGCGCACATCAACGTCGACGAGGGCGGCGCCCCCGAACGCATGGGCGGCCTCAAGCTGCTGACGGTGCCCACACCGGACGGCAAGCTGACCCCCGACCTCATCGACCGGCAGGCGTACGGCTGGGACGACGAACACCGCGCGATGCCGCAGGTCGTCTCGATCACCCAGAGCACGGAACTGGGCACCCTCTACACGCCGGACGAGATCCGCGCGATCTGCGACCACGCCCACGCGCACGGCATGAAGGTCCATCTGGACGGCTCCCGCATAGCCAACGCGGCGGCCTCGCTCGACGTTCCGATGCGGACGTTCACCAACGCGGTCGGCGTCGACATCCTCTCCCTCGGCGGGACGAAGAACGGCGCGCTGTTCGGTGAGGCGGTCGTCGTCATCAACCAGGACGCCGTCAGCCACATGAAGCACCTGCGCAAGCTGTCCATGCAGCTCGCTTCCAAGATGCGCTTCGTCTCGGTGCAGTTGGAGGCGCTGCTCGCCAAGGATCTGTGGCTGCGCAACGCCCGCCACTCCAACGCGATGGCGCAGCGGCTGGCGGAGGGTGTGCGGGCCGTGCACGGGATCGAGATCCTCTACCCGGTCCAGGCGAACGCGGTCTTCGCCCGCCTTCCGCACGACGTGAGCGAGCGTCTTCAGAAGCGCTTCCGCTTCTACTTCTGGGACGAGCCCGCGGGCGACGTCCGCTGGATGTGCGCCTTCGACACGACCGAGGACGACGTGGACGCCTTCGTGGCGGCGCTGAAGGAGGAGATGGCGCGGTAG